In Fulvia fulva chromosome 10, complete sequence, a single window of DNA contains:
- a CDS encoding Chermesin D/asnovolin J monooxidase nvfH, translated as MAATAVQTNGVNIPAPDLNGAQIADSIDFTTKYEAERDKRLGKGLGQYVELSKSKEFGRLLEDPWVEAGTPVPEILPDGGHTKFLIIGTGYGGILLAVHLIKSGFSSSDIVFVDPAGGFGGTWYWNRYPGLMCDIEAYVYMPMLEEMDYMPKHKYAAGEELRHYANKIVEKYGLQDAAMFQSETKNMDWDAAKQVWQVEIEQMPKGGQRSNINVTADFVMLANGVLNNAKLPNTLGGDTFRGDMFHTARWNYGVTGGSPAKPELTKLKDKRVGIIGTGATAVQIVPQLAKWAKHLTVFQRTASAVNVRGNRETNVATWKTEVASHPGWQKERNMNFFKFVGNTDPKPKVDMVSDGWTGMPSFSALIGSPAYDVGVQNVGDHVARMHALDFPHSEKVRRRAMQVVKDEKTAKDLQAWYPGWCKRPCFHDEYLQAFNQPNVKLVHTDGKGVDRVTPNGVQFNGIDYDVDVLIWATGFSGAGIGTVASRASVNLTGSGGQTMDEKFAEQGFSTLHGVVSRSFPNFFWQGIQQAAASPNQTFLLEALSKHISYIIATASKKSGSRPIIQPSLDGEEEWSSRIVAGAATFASIAGCTPSYMNNEGESRGMSIGEQMKAARGSVWSKGIADFVDVIEAWQAEDKLAGLEVKSAALVSSPDEGSSTRARRIGNSSAQGTVIFHSKGQLEVSSQSKSPKQKDDRNIAADREAFLKAVADAIPRQSLWCDWLRSASTERLRFQSTFLSIFFPTDNARFPGFDFILRSAPSSPTLQYALDALCLVHVGTASRDRRLQEAARRSYGMALSKMRKELMAQSRDPSKLMGAMHLLAICEFFSRIAASDGEGVMRHVRGMTQMLAACRPETLHPEIRILLGTQLRGLAVWDCMLRRKAMTGLGSLEHAMAMGTKFGATTELAKVAIRVPAILEECDILRAQGENTSINTVTTCLSKITALKDDLRACLDVWYSDTNEMPYRVAPVSELSNPRMIGADIDRLFPHAFVFPNSLGAPKHRSYWVLLLALTQARLELLETFPSLQGPYECDELERTAQETADNLCMTVAFDTQPSSGYVAMFSAMHPVQMASLWYRKKNDVRKLEWCRRALRSFQAAGLRPPVI; from the exons ATGGCAGCCACTGCAGTCCAGACCAACGGCGTCAACATACCTGCGCCAGATTTGAACGGTGCTCAAATCGCTGATTCAATTGATTTCACGACCAAGTATGAGGCCGAACGGGACAAACGACTTGGCAAAGGCCTAGGTCAGTATGTTGAGCTATCGAAGTCGAAGGAGTTTGGCAGGCTTTTGGAAGATCCTTGGGTCGAAGCAGGAACACCGGTTCCAGAAATCTTGCCGGATGGCGGTCACACGAAGTTCCTTATCATCGGCACTGGTTATGGCGGCATCCTCTTGGCTGTGCATCTGATCAAATCCGGGTTCAGCTCGAGCGACATTGTATTCGTCGATCCTGCTGGAGGCTTCGGAGGCACATGGTACTGGAACCGATATCCAGGATTGATGTGTGATATCGAGGCTTACGTATATATGCCAATGCTTGAGGAGATGGACTATATGCCGAAGCACAAATACGCCGCTGGAGAGGAACTTCGACACTATGCCAACAAGATCGTTGAGAAGTATGGCCTTCAGGATGCGGCAATGTTCCAGTCCGAGACCAAGAACATGGATTGGGATGCGGCTAAGCAGGTTTGGCAGGTTGAGATTGAGCAGATGCCGAAGGGTGGCCAGAGGAGTAACATCAATGTGACAGCTGATTTTGTGATGCTTGCCAATGGTGTGCTGAACAATGCGAAACTCCCGAATACGCTGGGTGGTGACACCTTTCGAGGCGATATGTTCCACACCGCAAGGTGGAATTATGGAGTGACAGGAGGAAGTCCAGCCAAGCCTGAATTGACGAAGCTGAAGGACAAGAGAGTTGGTATCATTGGGACTG GCGCCACCGCTGTCCAGATTGTCCCTCAGTTGGCCAAATGGGCCAAGCATCTGACTGTATTCCAGAGGACAGCAAGCGCGGTGAACGTAAGAGGGAATCGTGAGACCAATGTGGCGACATGGAAGACTGAGGTCGCTAGTCACCCTGGCTGGCAGAAAGAGCGGAATATGAACTTTTTCAAGTTCGTTGGCAATACTGATCCCAAGCCCAAGGTTGATATGGTGTCAGATGGTTGGACCGGCATGCCGAGCTTTTCGGCGCTTATAGGTTCGCCTGCATACGACGTTGGTGTCCAAAACGTTGGTGACCACGTTGCTCGGATGCACGCTTTGGATTTCCCCCACTCGGAGAAGGTGCGACGAAGAGCCATGCAAGTCGTGAAGGACGAGAAGACAGCGAAGGACCTGCAAGCTTGGTATCCTGGATGGTGCAAGAGACCTTGC TTCCACGACGAATACCTGCAAGCTTTCAATCAGCCGAATGTGAAGCTCGTGCATACCGACGGCAAAGGAGTGGATCGTGTCACACCTAATGGCGTGCAATTCAATGGCATCGATTATGATGTCGACGTTCTGATCTGGGCGACCGGCTTCTCTGGTGCAGGCATCGGCACAGTCGCCAGCAGAGCGAGTGTCAATCTAACAGGATCAGGTGGCCAGACAATGGATGAGAAGTTCGCAGAGCAAGGCTTCAGCACACTCCATGGCGTTGTCAGTCGTTCCTTCCCAAACTTCTTCTGGCAAGGCATTCAGCAAGCTGCTG CGAGCCCGAATCAAACGTTTCTTCTAGAGGCACTTAGCAAACACATTTCATATATCATAGCGACCGCGAGCAAGAAAAGTGGATCCCGACCGATCATTCAGCCGAGCTTGGATGGTGAAGAAGAGTGGTCGAGTCGTATTGTGGCGGGTGCTGCCACGTTTGCGAGTATAGCAGGATGTACTCCCAGCTACATGAACAATGAGGGCGAAAGCCGAGGGATGAGCATAGGAGAGCAGATGAAGGCTGCGCGAGGCAGTGTCTGGTCGAAGGGCATTGCTGATTTCGTCGATGTTATAGAAGCGTGGCAAGCGGAGGATAAGCTGGCAGGTCTGGAGGTGAAATCAGCTGC CCTGGTCTCAAGTCCGGATGAGGGGTCTTCAACACGAGCGCGACGCATCGGAAACAGCAGTGCGCAAGGCACGGTCATATTCCATTCGAAGGGGCAGCTTGAGGTCTCCTCTCAGAGCAAGAGCCCAAAGCAGAAAGATGATCGCAACATAGCGGCGGATCGTGAAGCATTCCTCAAGGCAGTAGCGGATGCCATACCTCGACAAAGCCTCTGGTGCGACTGGCTGAGATCGGCTTCTACCGAACGGCTGCGATTCCAGTCAACCTTCCTAAGCATATTCTTCCCTACCGATAACGCTCGATTCCCGGGCTTCGACTTCATCTTACGTTCGGCGCCGTCGAGTCCCACTCTACAGTATGCCCTTGATGCGTTATGTCTGGTGCACGTTGGAACAGCGAGCAGGGATCGGAGGCTTCAAGAGGCTGCACGACGGTCATACGGCATGGCGTTGTCCAAGATGCGGAAAGAGCTGATGGCTCAGTCACGCGACCCTTCGAAACTTATGGGTGCAATGCATCTGTTGGCAATCTGTGAGTTCTTCAGCCGCATTGCTGCCTCGGATGGAGAAGGTGTCATGCGACATGTACGAGGAATGACACAGATGCTAGCTGCATGTAGACCTGAGACGCTGCACCCTGAGATTCGGATTCTGCTTGGGACACAGCTTCGTGGTTTGGCTGTGTGGGACTGTATGCTTCGACGAAAGGCCATGACGGGCTTAGGCAGCCTTGAACACGCCATGGCGATGGGTACAAAATTCGGCGCCACGACAGAGCTTGCCAAGGTCGCAATCCGGGTGCCTGCAATACTTGAAGAGTGCGATATTCTGCGAGCTCAAGGCGAGAACACTTCCATCAACACAGTCACGACGTGTCTCAGCAAGATCACGGCTTTGAAGGATGACTTACGCGCATGTCTGGACGTGTGGTACAGCGACACGAACGAGATGCCGTATCGCGTAGCACCAGTCTCAGAACTGTCGAACCCAAGGATGATAGGCGCTGACATCGATAGGCTCTTCCCACACGCCTTTGTGTTTCCAAACTCACTGGGAGCACCGAAACATCGTTCATACTGGGTCCTGCTGCTAGCGTTGACTCAAGCACGCCTCGAGCTTTTGGAGACTTTCCCATCGCTACAAGGCCCATATGAGTGTGACGAGCTAGAACGGACTGCTCAAGAGACCGCCGACAATCTTTGCATGACTGTTGCGTTCGACACTCAGCCCTCCAGCGGATATGTTGCTATGTTTTCAGCCATGCACCCAGTCCAGATGGCATCACTGTGGTACCGGAAGAAGAACGACGTACGAAAACTCGAGTGGTGCAGGAGAGCATTGAGAAGCTTTCAAGCTGCAGGTCTCCGTCCGCCGGTCATCTGA
- a CDS encoding Peptidoglycan-N-acetylglucosamine deacetylase has product MPLFSPFFRLPGRWRSRSARKRRMAVQTTVLIVILLLVLPLYIIYKPPNVVIGYFQNRFPHVLFQINTTRKIIALTVDDAPSPYTREILDILKANDASATFFVIGGQVPQHEGLLEDIVNAGHELANHAMHDEPSISLTSSELKEQIDHVDRYIDSAYTAAGKERAAHYFRPGSGFFSERILEVATTAGYRTILGSIYPHDPFISAWWLNAWHILSMYRPGAVIICHDRRSWTVPMLSKVVPALKKKGYEVLSVSKFLEMAKT; this is encoded by the coding sequence ATGCCGCTCTTCTCTCCCTTCTTCCGCCTGCCTGGGCGCTGGAGGAGCAGGAGTGCCCGGAAGCGGCGCATGGCAGTCCAGACCACCGTCCTGATTGTCATCCTACTGCTCGTGCTCCCGCTCTACATCATCTACAAGCCGCCAAACGTCGTCATCGGCTACTTCCAGAATCGCTTCCCGCATGTGCTGTTCCAGATCAACACGACCAGGAAGATCATTGCCCTGACCGTTGACGATGCGCCCAGTCCGTACACCCGCGAGATCCTCGACATTTTGAAGGCGAACGATGCATCAGCGACCTTCTTTGTCATAGGCGGACAAGTACCACAGCACGAGGGACTACTGGAGGACATTGTCAACGCTGGACACGAACTGGCCAACCACGCCATGCACGACGAGCCAAGCATATCCTTGACCAGCTCTGAGCTCAAAGAACAAATCGATCACGTCGACAGGTACATCGATTCGGCTTACACAGCCGCTGGCAAAGAACGTGCAGCACACTACTTTCGACCTGGGTCTGGTTTCTTCAGCGAACGAATCCTCGAGGTGGCTACCACGGCAGGCTACAGGACCATTCTTGGAAGCATTTACCCCCACGACCCTTTTATCAGTGCGTGGTGGCTTAATGCATGGCACATTCTGAGCATGTACCGGCCCGGCGCAGTCATCATCTGTCATGATCGACGTTCGTGGACTGTGCCGATGTTGAGCAAGGTGGTGCCTGCTTTGAAGAAGAAGGGCTATGAAGTGCTATCTGTCTCGAAGTTCTTGGAAATGGCGAAAACCTGA
- a CDS encoding Cys-Gly metallodipeptidase dug1: MAPNLQSYYKQVDSLAEPFIERLRQAVAIPSISADEERRQDVVKMGHFLKGELEKLGAHMEARDLGRQPGKEHLHLPPAVIGRYPAKKDEGKRTILVYGHYDVQPAGKEDGWATEPFQLSIDDKGRMYGRGSTDDKGPVLGWVNAIEAHQKAAIDFPVNLLMCFEGMEEYGSEGLDDFIMAECKPGKFFEAADAVCISDNYWLGTEKPCLTYGLRGCSYYSIEIKGPGQDLHSGVFGGTAQEPMTDLVRVMASLVDTDGNIQIQGINELVAPLTQEEQSLYKDIAFTMDNIHESLGSQTTIFPDKERTLMGRWRFPSLSLHGVEGAFSQPGAKTVIPAKVIGKFSIRTVPDMEPHEVDRLVFAHVDKVFKSLKSKNTINCHLQHAGKWWVASPNHWNFTAAAKAVEDVWKVKPDLTREGGSIPVTLTFEQATGKNVLLLPMGSSTDAAHSINEKLDRRNYIEGIKLLGAYLHYVAEEPMKG, translated from the exons ATGGCACCCAATCTGCAGTCATACTACAAGCAGGTCGACTCCCTCGCCGAGCCCTTCATCGAGCGTCTCCGACAAGCTGTGGCCATCCCCTCCATCTCCGCCGACGAGGAGAGGCGGCAAGATGTCGTCAAGATGGGCCACTTCCTCAAGGGCGAGCTCGAGAAGCTTGGTGCACACATGGAAGCGCGCGATCTAGGAAGGCAGCCTGGCAAGGAGCACCTCCACCTTCCTCCCGCCGTCATCGGCCGATACCCAGCGAAGAAGGATGAGGGCAAGAGAACCATCTTGGTATATGGACACTACGATGTGCAGCCCGCCGGCAAGGAGGATGGTTGGGCTACAGAGCCATTCCAACTCAGCATCGATGACAAGGGCAGAATGTATGGAAGAGGCAGCACAGACGACAAGGGCCCAGTGCTTGGCTGGGTCAATGCCATCGAGGCACACCAGAAGGCAGCCATCGACTTCCCCGTGAACCTGCTCATGTGCTTCGAGGGCATGGAAGAGTACGGCTCAGAGGGTCTCGACGACTTCATCATGGCAGAGTGCAAGCCCGGCAAGTTCTTCGAGGCCGCAGATGCCGTGTGTATCAGCGACAACTACTGGCTGGGTACGGAGAAGCCGTGCCTGACCTATGGTCTCCGTGGCTGCAGCTACTACTCCATTGAGATCAAGGGACCTGGTCAAGACTTGCACTCGGGTGTCTTCGGCGGTACAGCTCAGGAGCCAATGACCGACCTTGTCCGTGTGATGGCTAGCTTAGTGGACACAGACGGCAACATCCAGATTCAAGGCATCAACGAGCTGGTAGCTCCGTTGACCCAGGAAGAGCAGTCACTGTACAAGGACATTGCATTCACGATGGACAACATTCATGAGTCGCTAGGCAGTCAGACAACCATCTTCCCAGACAAGGAGCGTACACTCATGGGTCGCTGGCGTTTCCCTTCGCTGTCGCTGCACGGCGTGGAAGGTGCCTTTTCCCAACCGGGCGCGAAGACCGTCATTCCTGCCAAGGTTATCGGCAAGTTCAGCATAAGGACAGTCCCTGACATGGAGCCTCACGAAGTTGACAGACTCGTCTTTGCACACGTAGACAAGGTCTTCAAGTCGCTCAAGTCAAAGAATACCATCAACTGCCACCTACAGCACGCTGGTAAGTGGTGGGTGGCATCGCCAAACCACTGGAACTTTACGGCTGCAGCCAAGGCTGTTGAGGATGTCTGGAAGGTGAAGCCGGATCTTACCAGAGAAGGTGGCTCCATCCCAGTGACTCTGACCTTTGAGCAAGCCACTGGCAAG AACGTCCTTCTCTTGCCCATGGGTAGCTCGACCGATGCCGCCCACTCTATCAACGAGAAGCTCGATCGTAGAAACTACATTGAAGGCATCAAGCTGTTGGGTGCTTACCTACACTATGTCGCCGAAGAGCCGATGAAGGGCTAG
- a CDS encoding Aldehyde dehydrogenase has translation MSYKFVDAQSGEYLTCYNPMDDSIISDKIHSAGEKDVDAAVVAANKAFKGPWGDADPTDRAARMRKFAELIRKNAASMASLESKCMGSAVGTQTMGYSMGADLFDYYSGLADKIHGETSYPNSQGKYKIIQREPIGVCSGVGAWNVSAILFCWKAAPALAAGNTFIYKPSEKAPLGALALGPLIKECFPPGTINIVNGGGKVGHLLASHVEIRQIAFTGSTATGRKIQEYAAKSNLKRVSLELGGKSPSLIFDDADLEVAVGKSAEGIMANSGQICAMASRVFVQEGIADKFTDLLMGAFEQFSKGNFIGDPSDENTQVGPIADKKQFERVMEYLEIGKQDGELITGGMQRGGKGLFVEPTIFKNAPNTSRIVQEEVFGPVVTVQTFKDEAEAIELANDTVFGLSACIYTNSISRALRVTRKMEAGTIAVNDWYFPAPDTPFGGIKQSGYGREGGLEGLNEYLQTKTIQINLNAP, from the exons ATGAG CTACAAGTTCGTCGACGCCCAATCGGGCGAGTACCTCACCTGCTACAACCCCATGGATGATTCCATAATCTCCGACAAAATCCACTCAGCCGGCGAGAAAGATGTCGATGCCGCAGTTGTTGCTGCGAACAAGGCTTTCAAGGGACCGTGGGGCGACGCAGATCCCACGGACCGTGCTGCGAGGATGAGGAAGTTTGCGGAGCTGATCAGGAAGAATGCGGCGAGTATGGCGAGTCTGGAGAGTAAATGTATGGGCAGTGCTGTGGGAACGCAGA CTATGGGCTATAGCATGGGAGCCGACCTCTTCGATTATTACTCAGGATTGGCGGACAAGATTCACGGCGAGACAAGCTATCCAAACTCCCAGGGAAAGTACAAGATCATTCAGCGAGAGCCTATTGGTGTATGCTCAGGTGTCGGCGCATGGAATGTTTCGGCCATTCTGTTCTGCTGGAAAGCAGCACCGG CCCTCGCCGCTGGCAACACCTTCATCTACAAGCCCTCCGAAAAGGCACCCCTCGGTGCTCTCGCCCTGGGTCCTCTCATCAAGGAGTGCTTCCCGCCCGGCACGATCAACATCGTCAACGGCGGTGGCAAAGTCGGTCAtctcctcgcttcccacGTGGAAATCCGCCAAATCGCCTTCACAGGCTCCACCGCTACCGGCCGCAAGATCCAGGAGTACGCCGCCAAGTCCAACCTCAAGCGTGTGTCACTCGAGCTAGGTGGCAAATCGCCATCCCTGATCTTCGACGATGCAGACCTCGAAGTCGCAGTCGGCAAATCCGCCGAAGGCATCATGGCTAATTCGGGTCAAATTTGTGCTATGGCCTCGCGGGTGTTCGTCCAAGAAGGCATCGCCGACAAATTCACCGACCTCCTCATGGGCGCTTTCGAACAATTCAGCAAGGGCAACTTCATCGGCGACCCGAGCGACGAAAATACTCAAGTAGGCCCCATCGCCGATAAGAAGCAATTCGAGCGCGTAATGGAGTACCTCGAAATCGGCAAGCAAGACGGCGAACTCATCACCGGCGGCATGCAACGCGGCGGGAAAGGTCTCTTCGTCGAACCGACAATCTTCAAAAACGCACCCAACACCTCGAGAATCGTTCAGGAAGAAGTCTTCGGACCGGTTGTGACGGTCCAGACCTTCAAGGACGAGGCTGAGGCGATTGAGCTGGCTAATGATACGGTTTTTGGCCTGTCGGCGTGCATTTATACCAATAGCATTAGTCGCGCACTTCGTGTGACGAGGAAGATGGAGGCGGGGACGATTGCTGTGAATGACTGGTACTTTCCTGCGCCTGATACGCCGTTTGGTGGGATTAAGCAGAGTGGATATGGGAGAGAGGGTGGGCTTGAGGGTTTGAATGAGTATCTTCAGACGAAGACTATTCAGATCAATCTCAACGCTCCATAG